In a genomic window of Cynocephalus volans isolate mCynVol1 chromosome 1, mCynVol1.pri, whole genome shotgun sequence:
- the LOC134382143 gene encoding gamma-crystallin D translates to MGKITFYEDRGFQGRHYECSSDHSNLQPYFSRCNSVRVDSGCWMLYEQPNYSGGQYFLRRGEYPDYQQWMGLSDAVRSCRLIPHAGSHRIRLYEREDYRGQMLEVTEDCSSLQDRFHFNEIHSLNVLEGSWVLYEMPNYRGRQYLLRPGDYRRYHDWGATNARVGSLRRVMDFY, encoded by the exons ATGGGGAAG ATCACCTTCTACGAGGACCGGGGCTTCCAGGGCCGCCACTACGAGTGCAGCAGCGACCACTCCAACCTGCAGCCCTACTTCAGCCGCTGCAACTCGGTGCGCGTGGACAGCGGCTGCTGGATGCTCTACGAGCAGCCCAACTACTCGGGCGGCCAGTACTTCCTGCGGCGCGGCGAGTACCCCGACTACCAGCAGTGGATGGGCCTCAGCGACGCCGTCCGCTCCTGCCGCCTCATCCCCCAC GCTGGCTCCCACAGGATCAGACTCTACGAGCGGGAGGACTACCGAGGCCAGATGCTAGAGGTCACTGAGGACTGCTCCTCCCTGCAGGACCGCTTCCACTTCAACGAGATCCACTCTCTCAATGTGCTGGAGGGCTCCTGGGTCCTCTATGAGATGCCCAACTACCGGGGGCGACAGTACCTGCTGAGGCCAGGGGACTACAGGCGCTACCACGACTGGGGGGCCACGAACGCCAGGGTGGGCTCTTTGAGGAGAGTCATGGATTTCTACTGA